TAAGCCGCTCGAATGTGTCCCGTCTCCATTCGTAAGCAGAGATTTGAAGGGCGGTTAGGTCACGATTCAGTGATCGCGGTGGAAATCTCTACATAAAAGACCTTGTTTGAACTTTCAGACCTGATGGGGATGTTTGAGAAGCGAAGGTTCCGTAAGTTCTTGGTCTTTGTGGCCAATTTCGACGAGAACGACCCCAAGACCTTCGAGGGCGTGGACCCCAAAACCACGACGATGAAGGACGTTTACAAGAAGTTCGACCTCGGCCAGGACGTCATTGACTTCACCGGCCACGCCCTGGCCCTCTACAGGACAGATGAGTAAGTGCAGTTTGatagcttcttcttctctttcttgaAAACAAGGAGCCTTTGCAATTTCAacaacttttccttttttcttctctatcAGTTATCTCGATGTTCCCTGTCTGGAGACCATCAATCGTATCAAGCTGTACAGTGAATCACTGGCACGATATGGGAAGAGCCCCTACCTCTACCCCCTGTACGGGCTGGGAGAGCTGCCGCAGGGATTCGCCAGGtatttggattatttcatatcaTAATGTATATAATAGATTTTTACTACAGAGTATTAGGACATGTTGAGGAAAACAATTCAGAGATTTCAGCTGATTTCATAACTTTACAAAGATAAAGTCGTAATATAAaaaattttaacttttaaaacatttctcataatattacaactgtGTTATCGTAAAATTCcaacttttttcttgtaatattacgagtTTTATCTCAATTACGAATTTATACTCATAATATTACAgatttattcttgtaaaattacatCTTTATTCCCCAAATCTCCCCAAAATCCCCATAATTAGTTTTCTTCCACACGGCCCTGATACGCTGTTTTTAATAGTAAATACAAAGATATTGATTTCACGTGACTTCACAAATCTCATTTGCTGGTCATGTGTAGGTTGAGTGCGATCTATGGAGGAACCTACATGCTGAACAAACCAGTGGATGAGATCGTGATGGAAGACGGACACGTGGTTGGAGTGAAGTCCGAGGGCGAGGTACAGCCGCGCTGATTGATTCTTAGTTATTATGCTGATTGAATCGTTCCATAACAAACAGaatggaaacacacacgcagtcaGTTAATTAACACATTCCACGTTGCTGTCGCCTTCACGCTGCAGGTGGCTCGCTGTAAGCAGCTCATCTGTGACCCCAGCTACATCCCTGACCGCGTCCGTAAGGCAGGTCAGGTGATCCGCGTGATCTGCGTCCTCAGCCACCCCATCAAAACCACCAATGACGCCAACTCCTGCCAGATCATCATCCCCCAGAATCAGGTTAACCGCAACTCAGGTGAGGGTCAGCGTCGCGTGTCGGCAAATACGGGAGATAGATGAATTTTATAGAGGGAAGTTCTTAGAGCAATAACGCAAATTTACTCAGTTAAATGGAACTGATTTTATCATCTGTCAGCTCAGAGTGTTGATTTTCTGATCTGCAACTTTACCTCTCATGGCTCAGCGTAGCAATAACAACTGGTGAAGCTAAGAGGAGGAGATGTTGAAGTTATATTCACCAGATGCCTCGAAACGACGACTCCAGATGAATCAAATAGTGTTTCTCTTTATATCTTCCAAATGAAAACGCCTGATTTGACTTTCTCCTCCCCCGCGTCTCTTCTCCAGACATCTACGTGTGCATGATCTCCTATGCTCACAACGTGGCCGCCCAGGGGAAGTACATCGCCATCGTCAGCACCACAGTGGAAACCAGCGAGCCCGAGGCTGAGATCGAACCGgccctggagctgctggagcccaTCGACCAAAAGTCAGTCCCGGTTCTTTGCCAACATTCAGCATTTTGTTTAGGATTTGACGAACGAAACATgatggaaaatgtttgaaaGCTGTGTGTATTTAAAGGAGATGTTTTATTCTGGACAGGTTTGTGGCGATCAGTGATCTTTATGAGCCCACGGACGATGGCACTGAGAGTCAGGTAAGACTGTTTCCACTAGAAAGGGTTTTCACATATAGTCCCAGATCTGTGTTTCATGCCACATCGTTTCACACATGCATTCCTGAAGCTATCGATTTGCCTTAAAACTATTTCCTGAGAAAAACCTATGACATTCATGGACAGAAAACATGTGTGCAGCTGTTTTGTGAAGTTtctaaaatatctcaacaacatgATAACTTCaaatttttaaacaattttaacaatttaacatCACCATGAAAACATCCTTGTTTGATTATTATATTTCGTCCTTATTTTGCaagtttaaatatgaaaattctGCATTATTAGTTAAATATGTGCTAAATAAGACAGTTTGAATGAAGACAAATCCAATGttcctgtttcattttctcGACTCATTAGAGCCGAAGGTTTTTACAGATTTTGGCGGATCTCTTTTTATCTGATTGGTcctaaaaaaaatcaattcttGTCTTGTTTCGTAGCAATAAAAGTCAGGTTGTGAATAATATATGAACAAGGAATAAAACAAAGGTTTGATGagagaaaaatctaattttaagATAAAAATCTTTCAACTAATTAAGAtctaaagacacaaacagataaaGTGAAGTAAGACAAACTccaaaatgtgtatttttaatcttttctctcctctatAGTCTGAAACATTATGTAGAAACAAAATAGCTTAAAACCTGAAAATTGACCAGTGCAATAAAACCAGTTCATGTCTGTAGTGTCTCACCTTCAAAAATACTTTAAACTAAACAATTTGACAAAATCTAAGGTctttcatttaatgtttttacacatttctatctACGTTGTTTTTTCTACGTCCCTGtaccttgaatctacctctgtgtctAAAACATGATTCATGACTCGATCTGTCCCCGGCTGAGTCTCAGTCTCGCTCTGTCCTCGTCCCCCAGGTCTTCGCCTCGAGGACCTACGACGCCACCACTCACTTCGAGACCACCTGCAACGACATCAAGGACATCTACAAACGCATGACCGGCAGCGACTTTGACTTTGAGAACATGAAACGCAAACAGAACGACGTGTTTGGGGAGGATGAGCAGTGAGCGGTAGAGGGGCTCCTGAGAGGAGGCGGGGCCGGGAGGGGAGACGGGAGGGGCGAAACAGGCGGCGGAAGGGGGTGTGTCTAAATTCTGGGTGACGGGGGGGTAAAATGTGGAAAGAGGGCGTGTCCCTGGGCTCCGCCTGCACTTCGCcgtctgcctcctcttccttaCGTCCCTCTCTCtcgacacaaacacataaatgctcacgaacacaaacacacacacacacacgagctgtTCAAATACTCACACTCTGTATCTCTGTCACTGAAAAGCAGGGTTGATAAGGTCTTTCATTCCATCGTAGGATTTACAGTATAATCATGTCTTAACTATTATAATTAGAGGTGAATTTATTACTCGTTGTCGGCCATTTTCAAAGCGTCTCATTCTTTCTGTAATGTCCCTCCCCCTCGTGTCAGCGGTCGCGGCGGCGGAGGGGGGGCGTGTCTGAACGGCGAGCTCTGACATGACGGGGTGGGGCTCGTGATGGCTTAGCGTAGAATCCTCTGGAAGGGTCCCCTCCAGTTGACATGCATGCATCTTTTACACACGGTAGTATTGTACATAGACTCGGACGACACTGCGGTATGAAGGCTGGACCATTCCACGCATCGCTCCTGTCAACCCTgctttcacttttctctttcttggtCTTTTACCTGTGTTACTTCAGTAGACGCCGCTCGTTTGGGTCACATCTGTCGGTCGggcataaaaaacataaaaaaaacaagacaaaaaaaaaaacgtgatgaagagttaaatataaatggGCTGTTCTGTCACATGATAGTGCTCTCACTCTGCAATGCTGTTGTGTTTCCCTGTGCTCGCAGGCAAGCTAACCGGTGGCTACTAACTTTCCACACCctacccccccgccccccccccacccccccacccacaccccgaaaaaaacaaacacaaaaaaacccctGTTCCTTTGCTTCTCTCTGTTGTGTAATGTCaatttttgaatttgaatagtTTACATTCTAACACCTTAAATTATTGaagagtttttatttctatatatttggtgCACATTTCACTGGCTGAAGTTATGAAGTTTACAGAGCTGAGGTTGAAACTGCGGCGGACGTGACGTGAAGGTCGGACGAGGAGGATTTAGGATCGGGAACGAACAAGCCGGTTACGATAAATCGTACGTGTTGAGATgcggagaagaggaagaagaagaatgtgtgTGGAGAATGTTTCCGATTGGACGTTTGCAGATATTCTTGCTCTTTTTAGAGTGAAATGAGGGCGAAGACTGAAATTTCAGCTCATACTTGTAGTGAAAGCACCAGATCGTGTCTTGGTTGTTTCAACCCTTGTGTGTATCATTGAGacgagtccccccccccccccgtcgagACAGAACCCGACGGAAAAAAGTGTCGTTGTGAATTCGAGGGCAAAGATGGAATCTCCTAAAATCTTTAAAAGACATTGTAGGAAAAGTTTGAAGCCACAGTTAACAAGTGCCGCCCCACGAGAACGAACCAAGACGCTTTTATTTGGTTGTCGCCTTAATTTGGGGTCGAATTCATTCATTCGTTTGGACTAAACGTCGGCGGCAGGTCGGTGCTGTGCCGGACGTGGCGTCGCTGTTATTGGCTAAACCTGCTGGTGTGTACGTCGTGCGTGTTGCTGCAGAGATACTCGCAGAGGGGATATCGGTTATCGGTCGCCTGAAGTAGGAGCAGTTCCTCGTGTCTCCGCAGCAGCACGTGCACGCCCACTTCCAGCCGGACTGATCCGCGGCTCGGCGTCGTTACACGTCATCGAACAAACAACGAGAGGCTCCGACcttttcctgtaaaaaaaacacagcagcagttccATCTCACCTCATCCACCACAACCGACCCCTTAGCAACCCTACACCAAGCTGACGTGTTCGGGGTTATCGACGTGTCTTATTGTTatgatctatttatttaaacttcACTGATATATCTCTCGAAGGGGTTTCATGTCGAATGCACGTGCTCCGCTGTTcggttttttttcctgatctgACGACGAAAAGGATTTTTCAAAGTGACGCACACCGACattatctgtttttcttttccgtTTTTGTTATTTGCTGTGTTCACGTGTTATGTTTACCTCGATTATCGATCATTCCAGTGTGGCATCATCATTTAATGTGGTTATTAGCATTCCTAAGAAACAGGTTTTGATGGAAGGATAGCAGCGACACCTGGAATCTACACAGCTGTGTTCTCACGACAGATTCACAACCGTGCGTCACTGAAAACTCTGTGTGCTCCGTTATTGGATAGAAACTGGAATACTGTTTACTCTCAGATATATTTGAAGCCCCTCCCCTTCCCGGCCCTTCCActgtcctctctcttttttttttatttattgaaaacaaaagCCTCATGTGTGGTTGTACTGTTTTAATTTCCATCCGATTCGGCCTCTGAAAACCACTATTGACAATAATATCCCTTGAAATTGACAAAAGAAAGAGTTCAGGCTGAGTAGTAGAAAAACTTACTGTCCTTGTTTGATCACTAGTACGTGAAACAATGCCTAATGTCTTGTGtaacaattaaaaatgaattaaactaTGAATGaaatgatagaaaaataaaaaaagcacatgGCAAACCTGGAAATACCCTGATTCTGTTTTGTGTAACCGTCATTgttgtctacacacacacatacaaacaataGTATTTTATATACACAACTTTCTGAATGATACAGTTTTTAAAAGACGAGCTTGGATAATCCTTCACCGGTGAAATATAAGAATAATCTGATAAATATCTTCAGGAGTTATGAACAGAGTTGATGTGCGAGGCGTTCGGACGTGTTGTGGTCGCCACGcgctcacacacagaacacacggCGGGAATTCAAACTCGGCAGGAGGCGCAAAAGAATCATTCAGTCCTTCAGCGCGTTTCTCCAGCTCTACGTCCTCTTTACTCTTCACCCTTCGTCgaccctcgtcttcctctttcGTAACCACACCTGCTGCTCACAGAATACTTCAGAGCCCGTGTCACTTTATCCTCGTGgtgctcctcttcatcctttGTCCAATGATCGTGCCGAGGTGGCTGAGGAGCCGAGGTGGGAGCTGCCTCAGCCGGAATCACACGTGGTCCACCACGTAGCTCTCGTACGGATGGCCCAGGAGTCTGTGGACCTCGGCCTTGGGCACCACCCAGCACTTGCCCAGGTGGCGTCTCCGCACCGAGTCCTTCAGCGTCTTGTCTTGCAGGGTGACCGGCACGTGCTCCGATCCCCACCTCAGGACGCCTCGGGCGGAAACTCCCTCCCTGTTGGCTCGGTCAGCGCCGACGTCCACACGACCCTTCACCCCCGTGACGCTCATGTCAGCATGTTGAAACTGGCCTGCGGCAGATAGAGGAGCAAGGTGTATGTCCACACTGTacttaaatgtgaatgtgacacTTTTATGGTACTTTATACGACTTCAAGGCAAAATACTGAACTTTTTACTGTTACTTATATTAAGACCCAACCTGTTCTACTTGTACTGGTGGTAGAAGTACTCAGATCCTTCACTGAAGTACCAGTACAACaatgtaaatatacaaaccTTGCATTTTAAATCATACACAAGTAAAAGTATTATCAGCAAATTGTGCTTCGAGTATCATATAGTATCAATTGTTaattaatgtttgtattttataataaaatgaaatgtatttaatata
The sequence above is drawn from the Hippoglossus hippoglossus isolate fHipHip1 chromosome 7, fHipHip1.pri, whole genome shotgun sequence genome and encodes:
- the gdi1 gene encoding rab GDP dissociation inhibitor alpha, with the protein product MDEEYDVIVLGTGLTECILSGIMSVNGKKVLHMDRNPYYGGESSSITPLEEVYKRFSLPDSPPESMGRGRDWNVDLIPKFLMANGQLVKMLLYTEVTRYLDFKVVEGSFVYKGGKIYKVPSTETEALASNLMGMFEKRRFRKFLVFVANFDENDPKTFEGVDPKTTTMKDVYKKFDLGQDVIDFTGHALALYRTDDYLDVPCLETINRIKLYSESLARYGKSPYLYPLYGLGELPQGFARLSAIYGGTYMLNKPVDEIVMEDGHVVGVKSEGEVARCKQLICDPSYIPDRVRKAGQVIRVICVLSHPIKTTNDANSCQIIIPQNQVNRNSDIYVCMISYAHNVAAQGKYIAIVSTTVETSEPEAEIEPALELLEPIDQKFVAISDLYEPTDDGTESQVFASRTYDATTHFETTCNDIKDIYKRMTGSDFDFENMKRKQNDVFGEDEQ